From a region of the Candidatus Dependentiae bacterium genome:
- a CDS encoding ankyrin repeat domain-containing protein: MKIGNWFIISLVMTASLISGMIESSSVKQQLFNAVEAGDYALVQELLASGADVNARDFNGVTPLHKASESGCLGMLQLLINKGADSTFEDSLEMKTALEWAVKYNRSAIVEYFLDNLTAFYPDLLSYAVFYNNKELVTLFIKRKIDINAKDKDNMTALHYAALVGNKDIAQLLLDHGADINALADENETPLHKAAAMNEMHDAVKGGFFAAVAQLLLEKGADSNAQNSANQSPLAIAAQKVNGQYMVEVLLSYSAQVPPDLLANNVVKQAQDTRQRLFEAKTFKAIAQMLAQGAYDFPLVREAVNSKRKELFEAIANDDISCVSKLLKEGFTLNTCDKNGNTLLHKAIESRNLKIIDLLLSLGVHEDKYLYKANRQGFTPLQLLAAHGIIASVFTPRQSEHQNKESVSSKRKQSVNQEHN; encoded by the coding sequence ATGAAAATAGGTAATTGGTTTATAATTTCTTTAGTAATGACAGCTTCTTTAATTAGTGGCATGATAGAGTCAAGTTCTGTTAAGCAGCAGCTTTTTAATGCTGTAGAAGCAGGTGATTATGCTTTAGTTCAAGAGCTTCTTGCTAGTGGCGCAGACGTTAATGCTAGAGATTTTAACGGTGTAACTCCTCTTCATAAAGCATCAGAAAGTGGTTGTTTAGGCATGCTTCAGCTTTTAATTAATAAAGGTGCTGATAGTACTTTTGAAGACTCACTAGAAATGAAAACAGCTTTAGAATGGGCTGTCAAATATAACCGTAGTGCGATAGTTGAATATTTTTTAGATAACTTAACTGCTTTTTATCCAGATCTGCTCAGTTACGCTGTTTTCTATAATAATAAGGAGTTAGTTACACTGTTTATTAAAAGAAAAATAGATATTAATGCTAAAGATAAAGATAATATGACAGCACTCCATTATGCTGCATTGGTGGGTAATAAAGATATAGCCCAATTACTACTTGATCATGGAGCAGATATTAATGCTTTAGCTGATGAGAATGAAACGCCACTTCATAAGGCTGCTGCAATGAATGAGATGCATGATGCGGTAAAAGGAGGATTTTTTGCTGCTGTTGCTCAGCTACTGCTCGAAAAAGGCGCAGATAGTAACGCACAAAACAGTGCCAATCAAAGTCCATTAGCTATTGCAGCACAAAAGGTTAATGGCCAATATATGGTGGAAGTGCTTTTAAGTTATAGTGCTCAAGTGCCACCAGATTTGCTTGCAAATAATGTAGTAAAACAAGCTCAAGACACAAGGCAAAGACTGTTTGAAGCTAAAACTTTTAAAGCTATTGCTCAGATGCTTGCTCAAGGTGCTTATGACTTTCCTTTAGTGAGAGAAGCTGTTAATAGTAAGAGAAAAGAATTGTTTGAAGCTATTGCAAATGATGATATTTCTTGCGTAAGCAAATTATTAAAAGAAGGCTTTACGTTAAATACTTGTGATAAAAATGGTAACACTTTGCTTCATAAAGCTATAGAATCACGCAATTTAAAGATCATTGATTTACTTCTTTCTTTAGGCGTTCATGAAGATAAGTATTTATACAAAGCTAATCGTCAAGGTTTTACTCCACTGCAACTATTAGCTGCTCACGGAATAATTGCTTCTGTATTTACACCGCGTCAGAGTGAGCATCAAAACAAAGAAAGTGTAAGTAGTAAAAGAAAGCAGAGCGTTAATCAAGAGCATAATTAA
- a CDS encoding UvrD-helicase domain-containing protein yields MINTDSRSAFSHFFDTALNPEQKQVVAPESGVLLVCAGAGSGKTRVITSRIAHLVLEHNVPAHSILALTFTNKAAREMKERVHSFLGQTPHLPYVGTFHSYCLRLLKSNPHLLPFGVFSLIDSDDQEKIVRALLTKNGLNKKIAPKQVISFISRVKNDALNAVEREELYSQDRIFRDLYFAYENEKNIAHCLDFDDLLTYTLALFEKSPNFKQAFQQNIRHVLVDEYQDTNRVQHALLKAITQDSAGRFTLDSLCVVGDEDQSIYSWRGATVSNIINFKHDFPAAFSITIEQNYRSVQPILLTANHVIQHNHYRNPKKLWSQKEAFDRIRLLSCSSGYQEGEVIALFLKQALGNGKTLDHHALLYRSHFQSRSLEEALIRHGVPYKIMGGIQFYDRQEIKDLLCYLKLVVNPFDRIAFARVINTPSRGLGDKFEQLFNETWQSQPFLDFKEVAQQLIDTKQLTKIKDDALKSFLAVFTGLTAQSKASDTVNAVIARTGYFSYLKSSFEKDEAETKKDNVKELINGIAYFEENTQQTLDIFLQEVALLQEQMASKDENATDYVRLMTLHAAKGLEFDTVVLTGLEESVLPSAHSLYQPETLEEERRLLYVGITRAEERLLITHTRSRYTYGQLTEQRPSRFLDELNYEYVQKEECHYWNSAQFSQYFKEWFTQPKKVVSQAKKVETPQLKPKASTNKWQQHDIVTHTSFGQGVIEKVEQKSEGKVHLTIRFKIGIKKLDADFVQLAP; encoded by the coding sequence ATGATAAACACAGATAGCAGATCAGCATTTTCTCATTTTTTTGATACAGCATTAAATCCTGAACAAAAACAAGTAGTAGCACCTGAAAGTGGTGTTCTTTTGGTATGTGCTGGTGCTGGATCTGGTAAAACGCGTGTAATTACCTCTCGTATAGCCCATTTAGTACTTGAACACAACGTGCCTGCTCATAGCATCTTAGCTTTAACTTTTACTAATAAAGCAGCACGTGAAATGAAAGAACGTGTCCACTCATTTTTAGGACAAACACCCCATTTACCCTACGTTGGAACATTTCACTCGTATTGTTTACGGTTACTTAAAAGCAATCCCCATCTACTACCGTTTGGAGTTTTTTCGTTGATTGATAGCGACGATCAAGAAAAAATAGTACGAGCATTACTTACCAAAAATGGCCTTAATAAAAAAATAGCTCCAAAACAAGTAATTTCTTTTATCTCTCGGGTTAAAAATGATGCACTTAATGCTGTTGAACGAGAAGAATTGTATAGCCAAGATCGCATTTTTCGTGATTTATATTTTGCTTACGAAAATGAAAAAAATATCGCTCATTGTTTAGACTTTGACGATTTACTTACGTATACTTTAGCGTTGTTTGAGAAAAGCCCTAACTTTAAACAAGCATTTCAACAAAATATTCGGCATGTACTTGTCGATGAATACCAAGATACTAACCGTGTGCAACATGCTTTACTTAAAGCAATAACACAAGACTCAGCAGGTAGATTTACTTTAGATTCTTTATGCGTTGTTGGTGATGAAGATCAGTCTATTTACTCATGGCGTGGCGCAACAGTAAGCAATATTATCAATTTCAAGCATGACTTTCCTGCAGCGTTTTCTATTACTATTGAACAAAATTACCGCTCAGTACAGCCAATTTTATTAACGGCTAACCATGTTATACAGCATAACCATTATAGAAATCCTAAAAAGTTGTGGTCGCAAAAAGAAGCTTTTGATCGAATACGCTTGCTTTCTTGCTCATCAGGCTACCAAGAGGGTGAAGTAATAGCATTGTTTTTAAAACAAGCTCTAGGTAATGGCAAAACACTTGATCATCATGCACTGCTTTACCGATCTCACTTTCAATCTCGCTCGCTTGAAGAAGCACTTATCAGACATGGCGTACCGTATAAAATAATGGGCGGCATTCAGTTTTATGATCGTCAAGAAATTAAAGATTTGCTTTGCTACTTAAAACTAGTGGTAAATCCTTTTGATCGTATTGCTTTCGCACGAGTGATTAATACGCCAAGCCGTGGCTTAGGTGACAAATTTGAGCAATTATTTAATGAGACCTGGCAATCACAACCTTTTTTAGATTTCAAAGAAGTAGCTCAGCAGCTTATTGATACTAAGCAACTAACTAAAATTAAAGATGATGCCCTTAAAAGCTTTTTAGCCGTATTTACAGGGCTTACTGCTCAATCTAAAGCTAGTGACACCGTAAACGCTGTTATAGCAAGAACAGGCTATTTTAGTTATCTTAAAAGCTCGTTTGAAAAAGATGAAGCTGAAACTAAAAAAGATAACGTTAAAGAGCTCATAAACGGTATTGCTTATTTTGAAGAAAACACTCAGCAGACACTCGATATCTTTTTACAAGAAGTAGCATTACTACAAGAGCAAATGGCATCAAAAGATGAAAATGCAACTGATTACGTAAGGCTTATGACACTGCATGCTGCTAAAGGCCTTGAATTTGATACCGTAGTTTTAACAGGTCTTGAAGAAAGTGTACTACCAAGTGCGCATTCATTGTATCAACCGGAAACACTTGAAGAAGAACGTCGCTTACTTTACGTGGGTATTACACGAGCTGAAGAACGGTTACTGATTACCCATACTCGAAGCAGATACACGTATGGACAACTTACTGAGCAACGTCCTTCACGTTTTCTTGATGAACTTAACTATGAATATGTACAAAAAGAAGAATGCCATTATTGGAACTCAGCCCAATTTTCTCAGTATTTTAAAGAGTGGTTTACACAACCTAAAAAAGTAGTCTCTCAAGCTAAAAAAGTAGAGACACCGCAATTAAAGCCAAAAGCTTCTACAAATAAGTGGCAGCAGCACGACATAGTTACTCATACAAGCTTTGGTCAAGGCGTTATAGAAAAAGTAGAACAAAAAAGCGAAGGCAAAGTACACCTTACCATTCGCTTTAAAATTGGTATCAAAAAGCTAGATGCAGACTTTGTACAGCTAGCTCCTTAA
- a CDS encoding ankyrin repeat domain-containing protein, whose product MNLKNLLIIAALFTVSLSHAMSEEKPLNEQLVDAIKADNYGLVENILKSCRGQMLTYPSTINQAEISLLHFASEVDDIVLVKLLLQAEYPVNIKDHAEKNTPLHIALKNGHQEIAKVLLDHGADITLANQYSELPIHYAAESGNAKVVKLSLDTGINVNVRDNSNKTPLHYASKKGQTEVVELLLSQSGIEVDNEGENKTRPLHGACASGNVSVVKLLLDKGANIDSIGCIEDFEEGDPMLSPLHYAIIKNHRDVVKLLLSKGVSLKPFKDQGIPTEDHEDGEPLHFAAAKGNSEPLHFAAAKGNKAIVKLLLDAGAKTNLLGSINIRLDEKSASPLHFAIDNNHGPIVQLLIESHAHVNMQDSQDKTPLHYAVKLGNQFIVEMLLTNGAKAPQDIKANPLIQQAKSNIFALSQAQKFKEITQLLSTGIYSSPLANAFVNSKRKKLFKAIKADDVATVSKLLKKGFTLNTCDKEGNTLLHKALQFSSLKVFNLLLSLGAHKYIDKPNEHGIMPIQLLACSGIVSDLILQLRAHQLAGAKRKQLDS is encoded by the coding sequence ATGAATCTAAAAAATTTACTGATAATTGCGGCTTTATTTACTGTTTCTTTAAGTCACGCTATGTCTGAAGAAAAACCTCTTAATGAACAGCTTGTTGATGCTATAAAAGCAGATAATTATGGTTTAGTTGAAAATATTCTTAAGAGTTGTAGGGGGCAGATGCTAACGTATCCCTCCACAATCAATCAGGCTGAAATAAGTTTATTGCATTTTGCTTCTGAGGTTGACGATATAGTTTTAGTTAAGCTGTTACTTCAAGCAGAATATCCTGTAAATATTAAAGATCATGCAGAGAAGAATACGCCCTTACATATTGCACTTAAAAATGGTCATCAAGAAATAGCTAAAGTATTACTTGATCATGGTGCTGATATTACACTAGCTAATCAATACAGTGAATTACCAATACATTATGCTGCTGAAAGTGGTAATGCTAAAGTAGTAAAATTATCTCTTGATACAGGAATCAATGTTAATGTTAGAGATAACAGTAACAAAACGCCTTTGCACTATGCTTCAAAAAAAGGGCAAACAGAGGTTGTAGAGTTGTTATTAAGTCAATCAGGTATAGAAGTTGATAATGAAGGTGAAAATAAAACAAGACCGTTACATGGCGCTTGTGCTAGTGGTAACGTAAGTGTAGTGAAATTATTACTTGATAAAGGTGCCAACATTGATTCTATTGGTTGTATAGAAGATTTTGAGGAGGGTGATCCTATGCTTTCACCATTGCATTATGCTATTATAAAAAACCATAGAGATGTTGTTAAGTTGTTGCTTAGTAAAGGTGTTTCCTTAAAGCCTTTTAAGGACCAAGGGATACCAACAGAAGATCATGAGGATGGCGAACCATTACACTTTGCGGCGGCAAAGGGAAATAGCGAACCATTACACTTTGCGGCGGCAAAGGGAAATAAAGCCATAGTTAAATTATTGCTTGACGCTGGTGCTAAGACTAACTTATTAGGCTCTATTAACATACGACTAGATGAAAAATCGGCATCGCCTTTACATTTTGCTATTGACAATAATCATGGTCCTATAGTGCAACTTTTAATTGAAAGCCATGCTCACGTTAATATGCAAGATTCTCAAGATAAAACACCTCTTCATTATGCTGTAAAATTAGGCAATCAATTTATAGTAGAAATGCTTTTAACTAATGGAGCAAAAGCACCACAAGATATAAAGGCTAATCCACTTATACAACAAGCTAAAAGTAATATTTTTGCCCTTTCTCAAGCACAAAAGTTTAAAGAGATTACACAGCTGCTAAGTACAGGCATATATTCTTCTCCACTAGCTAACGCCTTTGTTAATAGTAAACGTAAAAAGCTTTTTAAGGCGATCAAAGCTGATGATGTTGCAACTGTGAGCAAATTATTAAAAAAAGGCTTTACATTAAATACGTGTGATAAAGAAGGTAATACCTTGCTTCACAAAGCATTACAATTTAGTAGTTTAAAGGTATTTAACTTACTTTTATCTCTAGGGGCTCATAAGTATATAGATAAACCTAATGAACATGGTATTATGCCTATCCAATTACTGGCTTGTAGCGGTATAGTATCAGATCTTATTTTACAATTGAGAGCTCATCAGTTAGCCGGAGCTAAAAGAAAGCAATTAGACAGTTAA